One Bufo gargarizans isolate SCDJY-AF-19 chromosome 4, ASM1485885v1, whole genome shotgun sequence DNA window includes the following coding sequences:
- the LOC122934818 gene encoding gastrula zinc finger protein XlCGF8.2DB-like has product MTVYHKHLHLPSCHEAEDNNTTQDDSMTPNVPSVLHSEDLSTAGHKKPSSSQSQIGKTRTKQKRGKHFKRKSNLSLHEKNHRDKRSFSCSECGKSFTRKFLLDGHQRIHTGERPFLCSECGRCFSRKSHLVYHLRIHLGEKPFLCLECGKCFSQNSDLNRHQKSHTGEKPYSCPECGKCFSQKSDLHRHQRAHTGEKPYLCPECGKCFSQKSDLHRHQKGHKGEKPFSCPDCGKYFSQKSHLVTHQRAHTGEKPFMCPKCSKYFSVKSVLVEHLRTHTGEKPHTCPECGKSFSLKSCLVRHQRTHTGEKPFLCSECGKCFSHKSSLAAHERTHTEEKPLLLSSTGHNVTHTFLQQMAGSQSVKQL; this is encoded by the coding sequence ATGACAGTATACCATAAGCATCTCCATTTACCTTCCTGTCATGAAGCAGAAGATAACAATACCACACAAGATGATTCTATGACTCCTAATGTACCCTCAGTCCTTCACAGCGAAGATCTCTCTACCGCTGGTCACAAGAAACCTTCATCTAGTCAATCACAAATTGGCAAAACAAGAACTAAACAGAAACGTGGGAAACATTTTAAAAGGAAATCTAATCTTTCCTTACATGAGAAAAATCACAGAGATAAAAggtcattttcatgctcagaatgtggaaaatcttttacCAGGAAATTCCTTCTGGatggacatcagagaattcacacaggggagagaccatttttatgttcagaatgtgggagatgttttagTCGAAAATCACATCTTGTGTACCATCTAAGAATCCACTTAggggaaaagccatttttgtgtttagaatgtgggaaatgctttagtcAGAATTCGGATCTTAATAGACATCAGAaatctcacacaggggagaagccatattcatgtcctgaatgtgggaagtgttttagtcagaAGTCAGATCTTCATAGACATCAGcgagctcacacaggggagaagccatatttatgtcctgaatgtgggaaatgttttagtcagaaatcagaTCTTCATAGACATCAGAAAGGTCACaagggggagaagccattttcatgtcctgattgTGGAAAGTATTTTAgtcagaaatcacatcttgttacacatcagagagctcacacaggggagaaaccatttatGTGCCCTAAATGTAGTAAATATTTTAGTGTGAAATCAGTTCTTGTagaacatctgagaactcacacaggggagaagccacatACAtgccctgaatgtgggaaatcttttagtCTGAAATCgtgtcttgttagacatcagagaactcacacaggggagaagccatttttatgttctgaatgtggaaaatgttttagtcACAAATCAAGTCTTGCTGCACATGAGAGGACTCACACTGAAGAGAAGCCACTATTGCTCAGTAGTACAGGTCATAATGTAACTCATACATTCTTACAACAGATGGCAGGATCTCAGTCTGTGAAGCAATTATAG